GGAGCTTTGTCCGGTTCAGGATAACGTCCGGGTCTTTAAGGCCGTGTCCGGTCAGGATGCTGACGATCGTTCCCGATGGCGCGCGGCCTTCGCGGGCGAGCTTCAAAAGCCCTGCGATTCCGGCGGCGGAGGCAGGTTCGCAGAAGACGCCCTCCGCTGACGCGAGCATGGACTGGGCTTCGAGGATCTCATCGTCGGTAACGGCCTCTATCGCGCCGCCGGACTCTTCGACCGCCGTTATGGCCCCGGCCTTGCTCGCCGGGGAGCCGATGCGGATCGCGCTCGCAACCGTCTCTGGGTTTTCTATGTCGTGCCCGGCTACAAGCGGCGCGGAACCCGCCGCCTGAAAGCCGAGCACCGTCGGCGTGGAGTCGGCGTTGCCGGCGGCGTGCCACTCGGTGAAACCCTTCCAGTAGGCGGTGATGTTCCCGGCGTTCCCAACGGGCAGGGTGAGGTAGTCCGGCGCGCCCCCGAGAGACTCGCAGACCTCGAAAGCCGCCGTTTTCTGGCCCTGGATTCTGTCCGGGTTAACGGAGTTGACAAGGGCGATGTCGCTTCGTCTCTCGACGGCTTTCTTGGAGAGGCGGAGGGCGGCGTCGAAGTTGCCGTTTATCTGGATTATGCGTGCGCCGTGCGCAAGAACCTGCACGGCTTTGCCGAGGGCTATCTTCCCGGCGGGAACCATCACGAAGCACTCCATCCCGGCCCTTGCTGCATACGCCGCAGCAGAGGCCGCCGTGTTCCCGGTCGAGGCGCAGATGCAGGCCCGCATCCCCATCGCCCGCGCGCGGCTCATGGCGACGGTCATGCCCCGATCCTTGAACGAAGCCGTCGGGTTAAGACCCTCGAACTTAAGGAATAGCCGGACGTCCGGGCCGATCCCGGCCGCCACCTTCGGGGCTTCTATAAGCGGGGTCCGACCTTCTCCGATGGTGGTGATGGCGCTGTCGGGCATCTCTGGAAGAAGGTCACGGTAGCGGTGTATAAGGCCGGACGGAACGACCTTGCCGGGTTGATTGGAGATAGTCAAGAAGTCTTCCTCTCTTGCGCCCGGCTCTGTGGCTCGGGCGGGGGTCGGGGTGGGTTCAGGCCCGGTTCTGGAGCCTGTTCTCGCCGCAGCCCGTGGTCTGTCCGTGCTTCGACCCGAGGGTTCCCGGGGTTTCTTCCGGCGCGCTCCCCGCGGTCGTCGGGTGGTCCGAAAGGTCCGTGCCGAAGTCTGTGTCGAGGTTCATATCGCGGCCAAAGTTACCATGCTCCGCAAGCGGGATGCAAGGAGCGGTTTTACCGGGGTGATCACTCCGGGTAGATCTCACGCATCGCCCGCCCCGCCGTGCGCTCGACGGTGCGGGCCTGATCCCCCGTGAGGTCGTCGCGCCAGCCTCCGGCGGCGGCTTTGCGGTAGAACTTCCCGCTTCCTTTTTCGTGGGCCGGGACGTTGGACCAGGAGTGTTTCTCGACCACCCGCCTTATCTCCCGGGGGCTTGCCGGAAGGCCGAGGTCGTGGCAGAGCCTCTGCATCGCAGCCTCCGGGTCTTCCAGAAGGTCTTCGTAGCGGACGGTGGTCTTCGGGCCTCTATGTTTGTCTACGGCTTCTTTGGCGGTGCCTATCTGCCGCTTCCAGGCTTCGGCGCGGTTCTTCAGGAACTTCTTTGTTTTGTCGGTCGCCCGGCCCGCCGCATCGCGTTTGTCCGGGTCGAGCTTCTCGTTCATCCAGCTTCCGCGACGCATCCCGTCGAGCGCGGAGGCCGCAACGTCCCTCGGGTCGCGCACGAGCAGCACGACCCGGCTCTCGGGCAGGGCCGGAAGGATAACGGACGCGCCGGTCGAGCCGTCCGGCTCCTTGACGATAAGGTAATCGTCGGGCGTGAGGTCCGGGTTGGAGCCGAGCGCGGTCGTGAGAACGAACTCTCTGACGGCCCCGCGCCAGACCCGCTTCGTCGGGTCGCCGAGAACGTAGTCCCTGGAGCCGAGCTGGCCCTCCTGCGACCGGGCGTAGAAGTTCCCGAAGAGCTGCCCGACCTTCGGCTCCTCCCAGACCTTTGCGCCCAACAGGTCGGCGAGCATCGCCCGAAGCCAGGAACTCCCGCTGCGGCTGGTGCAGAAGATCCAGACGACCCTCTGCGCGTTCGGGATATCCGTCTGACCGGAGCGCTCCCGCCGGAGCCTTAGGCGCGCGTCGTGCAGCGCCCCCCGACCCCGGTAGAAAGAGCGTCGCAGCACGGCGTTGCGCCGGATCGCCGTCTGCAGACTTTTCCCGAGCTTCCCTGGAAGACCCCTGAAACTCATAAACCACCAGCCCGTTTCCGGTCATGTACAACGCCCGCCGCCGCAGACCGCCGGAGGCCGCGAAGAGTATAGAGCCTGGGCCAACCTCCGGTATCGGGGACGGGGATCTAGTAAATTTACTTTGCCGGGACAAAGGATAAACCACCAGGTTCTGCCGGAGCGGGGCAGAGACAGACAAGACATCACGCAAGGGGTGAGGTGCAGTGGGCGAACGTACCCTGCTTGTAACGGGCGGAGCCGGTTTCATCGGGGGGAACTTCGTAGGGCTGACGGTCGGCGACCACGAGGTCGTGAACCTCGACGCCCTCACCTACGCCGGGAACCTCGAAACCGTGGAAGAAGCCTTCGGACGGCCGGATCACATCTTTATCCAGGGTGATATCGGGGACCGGAACCTTGTCCCGAAGCTGCTCTCCCAGTACCGGCCGCGGGCGGTGGTGAACTTCGCCGCCGAAACCCACGTGGACCGCTCGATAGACGGCCCGGAGGCTTTCGTCGAGACAAATGTCCTGGCGACCCAGCGGCTCCTCGCCTCCTGCCTGGAGCACTGGCGGTCCATAGAAGACCCCGAAGAGCGCGAGGCCTTTCGCTTTCTGCACGTCTCGACGGACGAGGTCTACGGTGCGCTCGGCCAGACGGGGTACTTCACCGAGAAAAGCCCGTACCGGCCCAACTCGCCGTACTCGGCCTCGAAGGCGGCTTCGGATCACTTCGTCAGGGCTTACCACCACACCTACGGGCTGCCGACGCTCACGACGAACTGTTCCAACAACTACGGGCCGTACCAGTTCCCGGAGAAGCTTATCCCGCTCGTTATCTCAGCCGCGCTCGCCGGGAAGCCGCTCCCCGTCTACGGCGACGGCGGGCAGGTGCGCGACTGGCTCTACGTGGGGGATCACTGCCGGGCGATCCTCCGGGTTCTCGAAGGCGGCGTACCCGGTGAGGTCTACAACGTCGGCGGACACAACGAGAAAACGAACCTCGAAACGGTGCGCTACATCTGCACGCTTCTGGACCGTCTGGTCCCCGACTCCCCGCACGCGCCGCACGCGAACCTGATCGAGTTCGTCACCGACCGCCCGGGCCACGACCGCCGCTATGCAATAGACGCGGGCAGGATGGAACGCGACCTCGGCTGGACGCCGGATGAGACCTTTGAGAGCGGCATGGAGAAAACCGTTCTCTGGTACCTTGAAAACCGCTGGTGGAGCGAGGCCGTCATGGAGGGCAAGTACTCCGGTGAACGACTCGGCACCGAAGAGACCGGGTTGGATTCGGGGGAGTAGCAAACCGCTACCGGAAGATGTAACACGCCGCCGAAGAGAAGCGGTTAGAATGGCCTGGAACATACCAGGTCTGGAGGGGTTTTGATCTTTCGCCTTGCACTTATAACGCTCGCGGCGTGCCTTATCGTAACGGTCGGGTTTATCGGGCGCTTCGCCTACGAACAGCAGGCCTCGGCCCAGGACACCGGGGGTGGAGATCGTGTCATAGAAACCCAGGATGTGGACGACGGCCCGGAAGGCGATATCTCCCGCACCATACAGAGCCCGGAGTATGACACCGACGACGTATCTGACAACAATAGCGCCATGAACGTATCCTCGGGAGACGGAGATGCCGGGCTTGCGGTGGAAGCCCAGTACGACAATACAGCCGTCGAGGTCCAGTACGAGAACACCACCCCCGAGGTCGACCGTAGTCTCCTTGAGTCGAGCGGCGAGGTCGAGGGGCCGCTTCCGTTTATGCCGGGCGGCGGGTGCCCGAAGGAGTTCCCGGTCGCGGGCGCGAGCGGCTGTTACGCCGCTCCGTAACACCGTGGGCTCCGGCCGCGTTTTCTAATTTCGCTTTCATAAACCTTATGTAAGATCGTGCTTCGAGAAAGCAAGCTCGAAGCGGAGCGGTACTTTGAAGAACGACAGGCGTTTAATAGCTGTTTCCGTGCGCAAGCTTGTCCTGCTGCTGGGCAGCGGGGCGGTTCTGCTGACCGTCCTAAGCCTGTTGACCGAGACCGTTATCCAGAATTCCGGTCTGCGGCGCAACCGGGTGATCGCCCTCGTCTTTGTTTACCGGGACGACAGCGTGCCGTCGTGGTACGCCTCGCTGCTGCTGCTGGCCTGCTGCGTAACGCTGGCCGTGATCGCCTACGACCGCTGGATCTCCGGTTCGGATCATCGCCTCGGGTGGGCGGGGCTGGCCGCTATCTTCGCCTACCTTTCGATGGATGAGGCCGTCTCCGTTCACGAGAGCTTTATGCTCGTGGGGCGCATCATGCTCGGCGCGATCGGGGTGGGTCAGGATGGCCCGATAAGCCGGGCGTGGGTCGTGCCGGCCATCCTTGTGCTCCTGGTGGTCTGTGCAGTCTACGCAAGGTTCTTTCTCGCTCTGCCGGGGGGGACGAAGCTTCTTTTCGCTCTGGCCTTCGGGGTCTTTTTCGGGGGCGCGGTCGGGATGGAGATAGCTTCGGATTTCTTTGCCTACTCGCTCGGCGGCGCGGATAACCTGACAGGCGCGCAGAGCCAGATAAGGACCATCGCTTTCCCGCACGTCGAGGAGCTGATGGAGATGACCGGCTCCATTATCTTTCTCTACACCTTTCTCGACTACTTTATAAAAAACCTCGGGGCGCCCGTATACAGCTTCAAGATAAACCGGAGATAGGGTTTGTCGCCCCCTGAACCGCAGCCCGGAGCCCGAGGGGCGGCCAGACCGCCGGGGCTTGCAGACGGGGTAAGGGAGTGGGGGAAAAGGCGGCGAAGGCTTCTGAACCCGGCGGCGCTTCTTCTGTGCCTCGTCCCGGCGGTTCTGTGCTTCGCCTACGTGCGGGCCTTCGGGGTGACGGTGGTCTACTCGGATCAGTGGGAAGTAGTCTCGCTCTTCGAGCGGTTGTCTGCCGGGACGCTTACCTTCGAGCACCTCTTCAGGCTCCACAACGAACACCGCTTCTTTTTCCCGAGGATCGTCATGCTCGGCCTCGGGTCCCTCACCGCCTGGAACAACATCGCGGAGATGTACCTGATCGTGGCAATGCTCACCGCCTCAGCCGGGATCATGCTTCTGGCTTTCAGACGGTCGTTCGGCCCCGGAGCCGTCATCCTCTTCGTGCCGGTGGCCTTTCTCGTCCTGACCCTCAGGCAGCACCTGAACCTTCTGTGGGGGTATCAGATCACGTTCGCCCTGACCCAGCTTGCGGCGGTCGCCTCCCTTTACGCTCTTTACCTGTACTCCGGACGCCCGGGGGCCGGTAGATGGGTGGCTTTCGCGGCGGCCGTGGCCTGCGCCGTCGTGGCGAGCGGCTCCTCGGTGCAGGGCCTTATGGTGTGGCTCGCCGGGCTTCTGCCCCTCTTTACCGGCCGCCGCGACGACGGCAACCCCCGAATACCCCGGACGGGGCTTGTGCTCTGGATCTTTTCGGGCGCTCTGGTCTGGGTTCTCTACTTCTATGATTACCAGCCTGCGGGGTCTTCGAACGCTTCGCCGCTGGACGTTCTGGCGGAGCCGGTCTACGGGGCCGTTTATGGTCTCACCATCGTCGGGGCGTCCCTGACCTTTGCGTCGTCCGTAGCGGTTCTGGCCGGGGCCTTGATCTTTGCGTCCCTGATCTCGACGATCTTTCTGCTGCTCCGACGTGGCGGGCGGGAG
This sequence is a window from Rubrobacter indicoceani. Protein-coding genes within it:
- the thrC gene encoding threonine synthase, with translation MTISNQPGKVVPSGLIHRYRDLLPEMPDSAITTIGEGRTPLIEAPKVAAGIGPDVRLFLKFEGLNPTASFKDRGMTVAMSRARAMGMRACICASTGNTAASAAAYAARAGMECFVMVPAGKIALGKAVQVLAHGARIIQINGNFDAALRLSKKAVERRSDIALVNSVNPDRIQGQKTAAFEVCESLGGAPDYLTLPVGNAGNITAYWKGFTEWHAAGNADSTPTVLGFQAAGSAPLVAGHDIENPETVASAIRIGSPASKAGAITAVEESGGAIEAVTDDEILEAQSMLASAEGVFCEPASAAGIAGLLKLAREGRAPSGTIVSILTGHGLKDPDVILNRTKLPEPVEATFEAVSGVMERRIESSERA
- the rfbB gene encoding dTDP-glucose 4,6-dehydratase, with the translated sequence MGERTLLVTGGAGFIGGNFVGLTVGDHEVVNLDALTYAGNLETVEEAFGRPDHIFIQGDIGDRNLVPKLLSQYRPRAVVNFAAETHVDRSIDGPEAFVETNVLATQRLLASCLEHWRSIEDPEEREAFRFLHVSTDEVYGALGQTGYFTEKSPYRPNSPYSASKAASDHFVRAYHHTYGLPTLTTNCSNNYGPYQFPEKLIPLVISAALAGKPLPVYGDGGQVRDWLYVGDHCRAILRVLEGGVPGEVYNVGGHNEKTNLETVRYICTLLDRLVPDSPHAPHANLIEFVTDRPGHDRRYAIDAGRMERDLGWTPDETFESGMEKTVLWYLENRWWSEAVMEGKYSGERLGTEETGLDSGE
- a CDS encoding sulfotransferase; protein product: MSFRGLPGKLGKSLQTAIRRNAVLRRSFYRGRGALHDARLRLRRERSGQTDIPNAQRVVWIFCTSRSGSSWLRAMLADLLGAKVWEEPKVGQLFGNFYARSQEGQLGSRDYVLGDPTKRVWRGAVREFVLTTALGSNPDLTPDDYLIVKEPDGSTGASVILPALPESRVVLLVRDPRDVAASALDGMRRGSWMNEKLDPDKRDAAGRATDKTKKFLKNRAEAWKRQIGTAKEAVDKHRGPKTTVRYEDLLEDPEAAMQRLCHDLGLPASPREIRRVVEKHSWSNVPAHEKGSGKFYRKAAAGGWRDDLTGDQARTVERTAGRAMREIYPE